One genomic region from Streptomyces sp. NBC_00457 encodes:
- a CDS encoding gluconate:H+ symporter: MPLLVVGISVVILLLLMTRLRLNGFAALLLVAVGVALVQGIPVATIPDVLSEGIGDQIGDTMLTIGLGAMVGRVMGDSGAAQRIAGKILDAFGPRWVQVAMVVTSMLIGVTMFYEVAFIIIVPIAFTLVRVTGARLLWVGLPMSIALSTMHSFLPPHPGPTAVAATFHASVGLTLFYGLFIAVPAGALIALVWPRLPFVRAMNPAIPKGLVSDREFTDEEMPGLGWSLFVALFPVVLIVAAAVTDMATSGESPLLNTVAFLGSAPIALLLTLCLAIWAFGPRIGRSLAEVGASCSSAAQAMAMILLVIGAGGAFKNVLVEGGISDYIKDATDDWAISAIVLAWLVAVILRVALGSATVAVVTASGVVLPLLAGSGVHPEMMVLAVACGSIACSHVNDPGFWLFKEYFNLSVIEAIKVRTTYTTVLAVLGLGGVLLGEWVLDVLSL; the protein is encoded by the coding sequence TTGCCTCTCCTCGTAGTCGGGATCAGTGTCGTGATCCTGCTCCTCCTCATGACCCGGCTCAGGCTCAACGGCTTCGCCGCGCTGCTGCTCGTGGCGGTCGGCGTCGCGCTGGTCCAGGGCATACCGGTGGCGACCATCCCGGACGTCCTCTCCGAGGGCATCGGGGACCAGATCGGCGACACCATGCTCACCATCGGGCTCGGCGCCATGGTCGGCCGGGTGATGGGGGACTCCGGCGCCGCGCAGCGCATCGCCGGCAAGATCCTCGACGCGTTCGGGCCGCGCTGGGTCCAGGTGGCCATGGTGGTCACGTCCATGCTGATCGGCGTGACCATGTTCTACGAGGTCGCGTTCATCATCATCGTGCCCATCGCCTTCACCCTGGTCAGGGTGACCGGAGCGAGGCTGCTGTGGGTCGGGCTGCCGATGTCCATCGCGCTGTCCACGATGCACAGCTTCCTGCCGCCGCACCCCGGCCCCACCGCCGTCGCCGCGACCTTCCACGCCTCCGTCGGACTCACCCTGTTCTACGGCCTGTTCATCGCCGTCCCGGCCGGTGCGCTCATCGCGCTGGTGTGGCCGCGCCTGCCGTTCGTCAGGGCGATGAACCCCGCCATCCCCAAGGGCCTGGTCAGCGACCGGGAGTTCACCGACGAGGAGATGCCGGGGCTGGGCTGGTCGCTGTTCGTGGCGCTCTTCCCCGTGGTGCTGATCGTGGCCGCCGCGGTCACCGACATGGCCACCTCCGGCGAGAGCCCGCTGCTGAACACCGTCGCCTTCCTCGGCTCGGCGCCGATCGCGCTGCTGCTGACCCTGTGCCTGGCGATCTGGGCGTTCGGCCCGCGGATCGGCCGCAGCCTGGCCGAGGTCGGCGCCTCCTGCAGCTCGGCGGCCCAGGCGATGGCGATGATCCTGCTGGTGATCGGGGCCGGAGGGGCCTTCAAGAACGTCCTCGTCGAAGGCGGGATCTCCGACTACATCAAGGACGCCACGGACGACTGGGCCATCTCGGCGATCGTCCTCGCCTGGCTCGTCGCCGTCATCCTCCGCGTCGCGCTCGGCTCGGCGACCGTCGCCGTCGTCACCGCCTCCGGCGTGGTCCTGCCGCTGCTCGCGGGCAGTGGGGTCCACCCCGAGATGATGGTGCTCGCGGTCGCCTGCGGCTCGATCGCCTGCTCCCACGTCAACGACCCCGGATTCTGGCTGTTCAAGGAGTACTTCAACCTCTCCGTCATCGAGGCGATCAAGGTGCGGACCACCTATACGACGGTCCTCGCCGTCCTCGGCCTGGGCGGCGTTCTGCTGGGCGAATGGGTCCTCGACGTCCTCAGTCTCTGA
- a CDS encoding 5-dehydro-4-deoxyglucarate dehydratase translates to MAEISAEAGRVVRRLRDGMAGGVLSFPLTSFREDGRLDLDAYREYLAGRLATAPGAVFPACGTGEFFSLDEDEYRAVVETTVEVADGRLPVVAGTGYGWAQALRFARIAEEAGADALLVLPHYLVGAPQDGLVAQLRRIAAGTRLPLIAYQRGQVAFGADALRRIAQIPGVIGLKDGHSDLDRLQRLTLAAPEGFLFFNGAATAEIQARAYATVGVPAYSSAVHAFAPEIANAFFTALQSGDDAFVTRLLREFYVPLVELRDRVPGYAVSLVKAAARLRGLPVGPVRAPLTDPGADDLADLEKVLDHGLSLVDAVRRPA, encoded by the coding sequence AGTGCGGAAGCCGGACGGGTCGTCCGGCGCCTCCGGGACGGAATGGCGGGCGGGGTGCTGTCCTTCCCGCTCACGAGCTTCCGGGAGGACGGCCGGCTCGACCTCGACGCCTACCGGGAGTACCTGGCCGGCCGGCTGGCCACGGCGCCGGGGGCGGTGTTCCCGGCCTGCGGGACCGGGGAGTTCTTCTCGCTGGACGAGGACGAGTACCGCGCGGTCGTCGAGACCACGGTCGAGGTCGCCGACGGCCGGCTTCCGGTGGTCGCGGGCACCGGCTACGGCTGGGCGCAGGCGCTGCGGTTCGCCCGTATCGCCGAGGAGGCCGGCGCCGACGCCCTGCTGGTCCTGCCCCACTACCTGGTCGGGGCGCCGCAGGACGGCCTGGTGGCACAGCTGCGCCGGATCGCCGCCGGCACCCGGCTGCCGCTCATCGCCTACCAGCGGGGCCAAGTGGCGTTCGGGGCGGACGCGTTGAGGCGGATCGCACAGATCCCCGGCGTCATCGGCCTCAAGGACGGCCACAGCGACCTCGACCGCCTCCAGCGCCTCACCCTCGCCGCCCCCGAGGGCTTCCTCTTCTTCAACGGCGCCGCCACCGCCGAGATCCAGGCCCGCGCCTACGCCACCGTCGGCGTCCCCGCCTACTCCTCCGCCGTCCACGCCTTCGCACCCGAGATCGCGAACGCCTTCTTCACCGCCCTGCAAAGCGGCGACGACGCCTTCGTGACCAGGCTCCTGCGCGAGTTCTACGTCCCCCTGGTCGAGCTGCGCGACCGGGTACCGGGCTACGCCGTCTCCCTGGTCAAGGCCGCCGCCCGGCTGCGCGGCCTCCCGGTCGGCCCGGTCCGCGCCCCGCTCACCGACCCCGGCGCGGACGATCTCGCCGACCTGGAGAAAGTGCTCGACCACGGCCTGAGCCTCGTCGACGCCGTACGGCGACCTGCCTGA